The Trichocoleus sp. FACHB-46 region AAATTGCGCTCTGCTTCCGCCAACATGCCAGCGCTGAGATCGATGCCTATTACTTGCTGCACGAAAGGAGCCAAGGCAAAAGCCGTGTGTCCTGCCCCACAGCCCACATCTAGTACCTGCCAATCAGAACTCGGGTGAGCGACTTCCACGAGCCACTGCAAGTCTTGGCCGCGCCTAAACAGCGGTGCTGTACTGTAGGCTGAGGCCGTCCGGTCAAACTGTTGCCGCGTGACTTCTTCTTGGTTCATCGTGCAGAGAGGGCTGAGAGGTTTTTCAGCTATTTTGCCATTTGTTCGATTCACACCCCGACGTTAAAGGAGCTAGTAAGCCTTTAGTAGGAGGATGTTGCGAGGATAGACCTTGCGATCGCCGCCCAGATTTGAGTCAGATCAAAGTGGCGTAATTACCAAGGTAATACTTCTCCATTGGCGTGCCAGAACGTGCCTGTGTTCTCCAGCGTTAACTGATCAATTCGAGTTAATAACCCCTGCACAGACTCCTTCGGTGTGATGCCACTGGACGTAAAATTCGTCATGCGGGTTTGCACCAGGCCAGGATGCAGAATCGCTACAGCAATGCCACGAGGTTTGAGGTCGTGAGCCAGGGATTTGCCTGCCATCGACAACGCCACCTTTGACATGCGGTAGCCATAGGAACTGCCTGAGGTGTTGTCCGCGATCGAACCCATGCGGCTGGTCATCAACACAATCTTGGAACCCCCTTGCAGGTGCGGTAGCAGTGCCTGTGTGACTCGGAGAGGTCCTAGCGCATTCACCTCGAACTGTTCTCGGATGCTGTCGAAGTCGAGGTTGTCCAACGTTACGCGCTGAATGATGCCCGCATTGTGAATCAAAACATCGATGACTCCGTCACCCAGGCACTTTGGTAACTCTGCCACAGAAGCGTCTGAGGTAATGTCAATGCCCGCCTCCACTTGCACCCCAAGCTGCTGTAATGCCTCAGAGGTGCTGCGACAGACGGCAATGACGCGATCGCCGCGAGCCTGCAGTTGCCGACAGTACTCGTAACCAATGCCTCGATTTGCCCCTGTGACGAGATAAGTTGCCATGTGCACTCCGAGCGCTTTGAAAGAGTATAGTAGCCAGTGCAGCCTGTGACTAGGAGTGGTTCTGCGATGTCTGAGCGTCCCTATGATGTCATCCTCTATGGTGCCAGTGGTTTTGTCGGCAAACAGACCGTGCAATACTTTGTTCGCCATGCCCCACCTTTGCGATGGGCGATCGCGGGGAGAAACCGCCAGAAGCTGGAAGCCGTTCGTGCTGAAGTCGGTGCCACCGTCGATGTGCTCGTTGCCGACGGTCAGGACGAAGCGGCGATCGCGGACATGGTTGCTCAAACCCGAGTGCTCTTGACCACGGCTGGCCCCTTTGCCCTCTATGGCAATGCCATCGTGGATGCCTGCGTTCGCTTCAGAACGCACTACGTCGATATTACGGGAGAAACACCTTGGGTTAGAACCTTGATCGATCGCTACCAAGCTCAAGCCGCTGCTGATGGCACTCGCATCATTCCTTGTTGTGGCTTTGATTCCGTGCCATCAGACTTGGGGAACTACCTCGTGGTGCGGCACCTACAACGAGAACTAGGAGTTCCTTGTCAGCAGGTGCATGCCTATTTCCAGGTGTCTGGGGGGTTGAATGGGGGGACGCTGGCCTCAGCTTTCCATCTTTATGATTCCGCCGGGGCCGCTCAG contains the following coding sequences:
- a CDS encoding SDR family oxidoreductase, with protein sequence MATYLVTGANRGIGYEYCRQLQARGDRVIAVCRSTSEALQQLGVQVEAGIDITSDASVAELPKCLGDGVIDVLIHNAGIIQRVTLDNLDFDSIREQFEVNALGPLRVTQALLPHLQGGSKIVLMTSRMGSIADNTSGSSYGYRMSKVALSMAGKSLAHDLKPRGIAVAILHPGLVQTRMTNFTSSGITPKESVQGLLTRIDQLTLENTGTFWHANGEVLPW